The following coding sequences are from one Ruminococcus flavefaciens AE3010 window:
- the cobT gene encoding nicotinate-nucleotide--dimethylbenzimidazole phosphoribosyltransferase, which yields MNRIKNITPADKAAYQAAKSRWDSIAKPLGSFGLLEEMIQKIAAVQGTADVDISARTAVVMCGDHGVVSEGVTQCGQEVTSECAAAIAEGRSNINAVAAAFNAEVIAVDVGIAADVDCGRLIKRKVVYGTRNITQGSAMTDEETEAAIVTGMDMVEELREHGTKIIVTGEMGIGNTTPTAALASVLLDLPPQQVTGRGAGLSTEGLERKINAVKRALEVNKPDKHKPLELLQKLGGAEIAAMTGLFLGGAYYRVPVVIDGVISAAAAAVACGMTPLCREYMLASHCSGEPAGEGLLAFCGLTAPINAGLRLGEGTGGVLLLPLLDGALALYRNSHRFDETNIERYAELK from the coding sequence ATGAACAGGATAAAAAATATCACTCCCGCCGATAAAGCTGCATATCAGGCGGCAAAATCGCGGTGGGACAGCATTGCCAAGCCATTGGGCAGCTTCGGCTTGCTTGAAGAAATGATACAGAAAATAGCCGCTGTGCAGGGGACTGCCGACGTGGATATATCAGCCAGGACAGCGGTCGTCATGTGCGGAGACCACGGCGTTGTCAGCGAGGGCGTTACTCAGTGCGGACAGGAAGTCACGTCGGAGTGCGCCGCGGCTATCGCAGAGGGACGCTCCAATATTAACGCAGTGGCTGCTGCTTTCAATGCTGAGGTCATAGCCGTTGACGTGGGTATCGCGGCAGATGTGGACTGCGGCAGGCTCATAAAGCGAAAGGTCGTCTATGGCACACGCAATATCACACAGGGAAGCGCCATGACCGACGAAGAGACAGAAGCTGCCATAGTTACGGGCATGGACATGGTGGAAGAGCTGCGGGAGCACGGCACAAAGATCATCGTGACAGGCGAAATGGGCATAGGCAATACCACGCCCACTGCCGCCTTAGCTTCTGTGCTTCTGGACTTGCCTCCCCAACAGGTCACAGGCAGAGGCGCAGGTCTCTCTACCGAGGGCTTGGAACGCAAAATAAATGCAGTAAAACGTGCACTGGAAGTCAACAAGCCCGACAAGCACAAGCCATTGGAGCTGCTCCAAAAGCTTGGCGGAGCTGAAATAGCCGCAATGACAGGACTTTTCCTCGGCGGAGCATACTACCGCGTCCCCGTCGTCATAGACGGCGTTATTTCGGCAGCTGCGGCGGCTGTAGCCTGCGGCATGACGCCCCTGTGCCGCGAATATATGCTGGCGAGCCATTGCTCGGGAGAGCCTGCGGGGGAGGGGCTTCTCGCTTTCTGCGGACTTACTGCTCCCATAAATGCAGGACTGCGGCTGGGGGAGGGCACAGGCGGAGTGCTGCTTCTGCCACTCCTTGACGGAGCACTGGCGCTTTACAGGAACTCTCACAGATTTGACGAAACTAATATAGAAAGGTACGCTGAGCTTAAATGA
- a CDS encoding bifunctional adenosylcobinamide kinase/adenosylcobinamide-phosphate guanylyltransferase — MTTLVTGGSKCGKSGLGEKLLDGFRGRKFYIATMQPFGEEALEAIERHRKMRESKGFETIEKYTDIHEVSLPTDSAVLLECVGNLCANEMFSGSGTCFPADKIVSGIKKLSETAAELIIVTNQVGSDGIDYAEGTAEYIRLMGEVNRRIAKLADNVVECVYGLPVVLKGEIPC, encoded by the coding sequence ATGACAACTCTCGTGACAGGCGGTTCAAAGTGCGGAAAATCCGGGCTTGGAGAAAAGCTTCTGGACGGCTTCCGCGGCAGAAAATTCTATATTGCCACCATGCAGCCCTTTGGCGAGGAGGCTCTTGAAGCCATTGAGCGCCACCGAAAAATGCGTGAGAGCAAGGGCTTCGAGACTATCGAGAAATACACCGATATCCACGAAGTATCGCTGCCGACTGACAGCGCTGTGCTGCTGGAATGTGTGGGGAATCTCTGCGCAAACGAGATGTTCTCGGGAAGCGGTACGTGCTTCCCTGCGGATAAGATAGTCAGCGGTATAAAAAAGCTGTCTGAGACCGCCGCGGAGCTTATCATCGTCACAAATCAGGTGGGCAGCGACGGCATAGACTACGCTGAGGGAACTGCCGAGTATATCCGCCTTATGGGCGAAGTAAACAGGCGCATAGCCAAGCTTGCGGATAACGTCGTGGAGTGCGTTTACGGCTTGCCTGTGGTGCTGAAAGGAGAGATACCATGTTGA
- a CDS encoding adenosylcobinamide-GDP ribazoletransferase translates to MLKSLCSAFLMYSRIPVPKVEWKEENRRCALGFFPLIGAVIGGLLILWRIFCDRLGIAQFLFAAGAVFLPVLVTGGIHLDGFCDVCDARASYADKAKRLEIMSDPHIGSFAVIRLCLYLIMQTALFTQIKTVRAAAVIACGYVLSRALSGLTAVTFKSAKSEGTLRSFVRPSHKNITVAMEAFFITLSTASAVFLMPVEGLSAAAAAVLVLLWHRYTSYRDFGGITGDLCGWFLQVCEIAMLAAAVFAERLCQL, encoded by the coding sequence ATGTTGAAGTCACTGTGTTCGGCTTTTCTGATGTACTCGCGGATACCCGTTCCGAAAGTTGAATGGAAGGAAGAGAACCGCCGCTGCGCACTGGGCTTCTTCCCACTTATCGGCGCAGTCATCGGCGGACTTCTCATACTGTGGCGGATATTCTGTGACAGGTTAGGTATCGCACAATTCCTTTTTGCGGCGGGAGCTGTTTTTCTGCCAGTACTTGTAACAGGCGGCATACATCTTGACGGCTTTTGCGACGTCTGCGACGCAAGAGCTTCATACGCGGACAAGGCAAAGCGCCTTGAAATAATGTCCGACCCACATATCGGCTCCTTTGCAGTCATCAGGCTATGCCTTTATCTTATTATGCAGACCGCACTTTTTACTCAGATAAAAACTGTAAGGGCTGCGGCAGTCATAGCCTGCGGCTATGTGCTGTCAAGAGCTCTCAGCGGACTTACGGCAGTCACATTTAAATCGGCAAAAAGCGAGGGTACGCTCCGGAGCTTTGTACGACCCTCACACAAAAATATCACTGTGGCAATGGAAGCTTTTTTCATCACGCTGAGCACTGCTTCTGCGGTGTTTTTAATGCCTGTTGAGGGCTTGTCTGCGGCAGCTGCGGCTGTACTGGTACTGCTGTGGCACAGATATACCTCGTACCGTGATTTTGGCGGTATCACAGGAGACCTCTGCGGCTGGTTCCTGCAGGTCTGCGAGATAGCCATGCTTGCGGCAGCCGTATTTGCGGAAAGGTTGTGTCAGCTGTGA
- a CDS encoding histidine phosphatase family protein, whose protein sequence is MKILFIRHGLTAGNIEKRYIGRTDEPLCSEGIAQLQELKLPSCEMIVCSPMKRCIQTAEILFPHSGYLTAEELRECDFGDFEGMNYNELSHNADYQKWIDSGGTLPFPKGEAPEDFRRRCVKAFEDIVKSLGGAASVAFVVHGGTIMSILEKYAVPHRDYFDWHCENGHGYVCRWNGSELEITEKI, encoded by the coding sequence GTGAAGATACTGTTCATACGCCACGGACTGACAGCTGGGAACATTGAAAAGCGTTATATCGGAAGAACTGACGAACCCCTGTGCAGTGAGGGCATAGCTCAGCTGCAAGAGCTGAAGCTCCCAAGCTGTGAAATGATCGTATGCAGTCCCATGAAGCGCTGTATACAGACCGCTGAGATACTCTTTCCTCACAGCGGATATCTTACGGCTGAGGAGCTCCGCGAATGTGATTTCGGCGACTTTGAGGGCATGAATTATAACGAGCTCTCTCATAACGCCGACTATCAGAAGTGGATCGACAGCGGCGGCACATTGCCATTTCCAAAGGGTGAAGCTCCTGAGGACTTCCGCAGGCGCTGCGTGAAAGCCTTTGAGGACATTGTAAAAAGCCTCGGGGGAGCAGCTTCTGTAGCTTTTGTGGTCCACGGCGGAACAATAATGTCCATACTTGAAAAATACGCAGTTCCCCACAGGGACTACTTTGACTGGCACTGCGAAAACGGTCATGGGTATGTCTGCCGCTGGAACGGCTCGGAACTTGAAATAACGGAGAAAATATGA
- the cbiB gene encoding adenosylcobinamide-phosphate synthase CbiB: MKHFLPALPLMIGFILDCIIGDPYNIPHPIKLIGRLIGGLEKLVRKRMKNLRMGGTLLGLTVIILSTAAPLALLIICYHFSLILGIAAESVLCCYMLAAKCLCKESMKVCRAAESGDTEAARRAVSMIVGRDTAVLDRDGIVRAAVETVAENTSDGVTAPLFYMGLGGAVGAFFYKSVNTMDSMIGYKDEKYADIGRFSAKTDDVLNYIPSRLTALLMIVAAPVCRLDGKNAFRIWKRDRRNHASPNSAQTESACAGALHLRLAGDAWYFGKLHKKPYIGDNDRPVEPQDIRRANCLMYAASVLMLIISAAARCIIWGGIL; encoded by the coding sequence ATGAAGCATTTTTTACCTGCACTGCCGCTGATGATCGGCTTTATCCTTGACTGTATCATCGGCGATCCATATAACATACCGCACCCAATAAAGCTTATCGGACGGCTCATCGGAGGACTTGAAAAGCTTGTCCGAAAGCGAATGAAAAACCTGCGCATGGGCGGTACGCTCCTCGGGCTGACTGTGATTATCCTTTCAACTGCCGCTCCTCTTGCCCTGCTCATTATCTGTTATCATTTCAGTCTCATTCTCGGCATTGCTGCGGAGTCCGTATTGTGCTGCTATATGCTGGCGGCGAAATGTCTCTGCAAGGAGAGCATGAAGGTCTGCCGCGCCGCAGAGTCGGGAGATACCGAAGCTGCACGCAGGGCTGTATCAATGATAGTGGGACGTGACACGGCAGTCCTTGACCGTGACGGCATAGTCCGCGCGGCAGTGGAGACTGTCGCCGAAAATACCTCCGACGGCGTAACAGCGCCCCTTTTTTACATGGGGCTGGGCGGAGCTGTGGGAGCTTTTTTCTACAAGTCCGTTAATACTATGGACTCCATGATTGGCTACAAGGACGAGAAATACGCTGATATCGGGCGCTTTTCCGCTAAGACCGACGACGTGCTCAACTATATACCCTCCCGTCTGACAGCCCTGCTTATGATAGTTGCAGCTCCTGTCTGCAGGCTTGACGGGAAAAATGCTTTCCGCATATGGAAACGCGACAGGCGCAATCATGCAAGTCCCAACTCCGCGCAGACCGAGTCAGCCTGTGCAGGAGCACTTCATCTTAGGCTGGCAGGTGACGCATGGTACTTCGGTAAGCTCCACAAAAAGCCCTATATCGGCGATAACGACCGACCTGTCGAGCCGCAGGATATTCGCCGTGCAAACTGTCTTATGTATGCTGCCTCGGTGCTTATGCTTATCATCTCGGCAGCTGCAAGGTGCATTATCTGGGGAGGTATTCTATGA
- a CDS encoding pyridoxal phosphate-dependent aminotransferase yields MIQQHGGNIEQLRCILDFSANINPLGVPDSVKKAILGSIADIEKYPDPYCRELRGKLSKHESISSDNIVCGNGADDLIFRMVHALKPRKALICVPTFSEYRRALYEVGCEICEHKLSEQNNFDVTESIIDVLDSALDMCFICTPNNPTGRLIAPELLTKIAAKCSENGIVLVSDECFLNFVSDSESYSLRRYFSESCIILKAFTKLLAIPGIRLGYALCGSSELTEKIQKSGQFWSVSAPAQAAGIAALYEADYVRKTREYIADERRFLAAELIRLGVKVYDGAANLFLFRSRTGLAEELLAEGILIRDCQSFSGLTEGFYRVAVRTHDENIRLISALGRCLNG; encoded by the coding sequence ATGATACAACAGCATGGGGGAAATATCGAGCAGCTGAGATGTATTCTCGATTTTTCGGCAAATATCAATCCTCTCGGAGTTCCCGACAGCGTAAAAAAAGCTATACTCGGAAGTATAGCTGACATTGAAAAATACCCCGACCCGTACTGCCGTGAGCTTCGCGGCAAGCTGTCAAAGCATGAAAGCATAAGCTCTGATAATATCGTCTGCGGAAACGGCGCTGATGACCTGATTTTTCGTATGGTCCACGCATTAAAGCCTCGTAAGGCGCTGATATGTGTCCCCACATTCAGCGAGTACAGACGTGCTCTTTACGAAGTCGGCTGTGAGATATGTGAGCATAAACTCAGTGAGCAGAACAATTTTGACGTTACCGAGAGTATTATTGATGTGCTTGACAGCGCCCTCGATATGTGTTTTATATGCACGCCCAACAATCCCACGGGACGGCTAATAGCCCCCGAATTATTGACAAAGATCGCCGCAAAATGCAGTGAAAACGGCATTGTCCTTGTGAGCGATGAGTGCTTTCTGAACTTTGTCAGTGACAGCGAAAGCTATAGTCTCAGGAGATATTTCAGCGAAAGCTGTATCATTTTGAAAGCCTTTACCAAGCTCCTTGCAATACCGGGGATAAGGCTTGGATACGCCTTATGCGGCAGTTCTGAGCTCACAGAAAAAATACAAAAAAGCGGTCAGTTCTGGAGCGTTTCCGCACCTGCTCAGGCAGCAGGCATTGCCGCTCTTTATGAAGCTGACTATGTTCGCAAAACAAGGGAATACATTGCAGATGAAAGGCGTTTTCTTGCCGCAGAGCTTATCAGGCTCGGAGTAAAGGTATATGACGGAGCTGCGAATTTATTTCTTTTCAGAAGCCGTACAGGACTTGCGGAGGAGCTTCTCGCAGAGGGCATACTTATCCGTGACTGTCAGAGTTTCAGCGGACTGACAGAGGGCTTTTATCGTGTCGCAGTCCGCACCCATGATGAAAATATAAGGCTTATCAGCGCACTTGGGAGGTGTTTGAATGGCTAA
- a CDS encoding cobyric acid synthase codes for MAKNIMLQGTMSNVGKSFLTAALCRIFRQDGYSVAPFKSQNMALNSFITPDGAEIGRAQALQAEAAGIEPSALMNPILLKPTTDVGSQVIVNGKVRGNMRAADYFRHKKELIPDIVSAYNALASQYDIIVIEGAGSPVELNLKSDDIVNMGLAELVKSPVLLVGDIDRGGVFAQLIGTLELLEEWERENVKGLVINKFRGDISLFRDGIEILESRSRKKVAGVIPYISCDIEDEDSLSEKLNSKAADGIIDIAVIHLPKISNFTDMDVFGQYSGVSVRYVTRASELGKPDMIIIPGTKSTIADMKWLDESGLSNEIRSCLGADIPVFGICGGYQIMGRTISDPNGSECGGCIGGLGLLGCDTVFSTDKTQTQTTGSFGDISGFFSCLSGAEFYGYEVHMGVTESHTGALTTCGGSFDGNAAGCYVHGIFDSAEVSGRLVKALYQLKGTEYRGNITDRREYRNSQLDLLADNVRKNLDMELVYRIIEEGV; via the coding sequence ATGGCTAAGAATATAATGCTCCAGGGCACCATGTCCAATGTGGGAAAGAGCTTTCTGACTGCCGCGCTGTGCAGGATATTCCGACAGGACGGCTATTCCGTTGCGCCATTCAAGTCCCAGAATATGGCTCTCAACTCCTTTATCACTCCCGACGGCGCGGAGATAGGCAGAGCTCAGGCTTTGCAGGCAGAAGCAGCAGGCATTGAGCCCTCAGCTCTGATGAATCCCATACTTCTGAAGCCCACCACTGACGTGGGTTCACAGGTCATCGTCAACGGCAAAGTCCGCGGGAATATGAGAGCGGCGGACTATTTCCGCCACAAAAAGGAGCTCATACCCGACATTGTTTCGGCGTACAATGCACTTGCAAGTCAGTACGATATCATCGTCATTGAGGGTGCGGGCAGTCCCGTGGAGCTGAACCTTAAATCCGACGATATAGTCAATATGGGACTTGCTGAGCTTGTAAAGTCTCCCGTTCTTCTTGTGGGAGATATTGACCGAGGCGGCGTTTTCGCCCAGCTTATCGGCACTCTGGAGCTTCTTGAAGAATGGGAGCGCGAAAATGTAAAGGGACTTGTGATCAACAAGTTTCGCGGTGATATATCCTTGTTCCGTGACGGTATAGAAATACTTGAAAGCCGTTCACGCAAAAAGGTGGCAGGAGTTATTCCTTACATCAGCTGCGATATCGAGGACGAGGACAGCCTGTCCGAGAAGCTCAACTCCAAGGCTGCCGACGGGATAATCGATATTGCTGTGATACATCTGCCTAAGATATCCAACTTCACTGATATGGACGTTTTCGGGCAGTACAGCGGTGTTTCCGTCAGGTATGTCACAAGAGCGTCAGAGCTTGGCAAGCCCGATATGATAATCATTCCGGGAACTAAAAGTACCATTGCGGACATGAAATGGCTTGACGAAAGCGGTCTTTCCAATGAGATAAGGAGCTGCTTGGGGGCGGATATCCCAGTATTCGGCATATGCGGCGGCTATCAGATAATGGGTAGAACTATCTCTGACCCGAACGGAAGCGAATGCGGCGGATGCATTGGCGGTCTTGGTCTGCTCGGCTGCGATACCGTGTTCAGCACAGATAAAACTCAGACACAGACAACGGGCAGCTTCGGCGATATAAGCGGCTTTTTCTCGTGCCTTTCGGGTGCGGAGTTCTATGGCTATGAGGTGCACATGGGTGTTACGGAGAGCCATACCGGGGCGCTCACCACCTGCGGCGGAAGCTTTGATGGAAATGCAGCAGGCTGCTATGTACACGGCATTTTTGACAGTGCGGAGGTATCGGGCAGACTTGTAAAAGCTCTGTATCAGCTCAAGGGAACGGAATACCGCGGCAATATCACTGACAGGCGTGAATACCGCAATTCTCAGCTTGACCTGCTTGCGGACAATGTCAGAAAAAATCTCGATATGGAGCTTGTTTACCGTATCATTGAGGAGGGCGTATGA
- a CDS encoding precorrin-8X methylmutase, with protein MNLEYVLPSDIEKRSFEIIESELEAPIPEAIKPVVIRAIHTTADFDYTKNLYFSKNVIDTALKVLESGAVIVTDTNMAKAGINKAALARHGCECMCFMADEDIAETAKRCGTTRAAASVDKAARLDRPVIYAVGNAPTALVRLCDHIASGDFVPKLVVGAPVGFVNVVQSKEMLIASGVPCIVAKGRKGGSNVAAAICNALLYMLDNKKGFKK; from the coding sequence ATGAACTTGGAATATGTGCTGCCGTCGGACATCGAAAAGCGCAGCTTTGAAATAATCGAAAGCGAGCTTGAAGCTCCCATACCCGAGGCTATCAAGCCCGTTGTTATACGTGCCATACATACCACGGCGGACTTTGACTATACAAAAAATCTCTATTTTTCGAAGAATGTCATTGATACTGCACTGAAAGTCCTTGAAAGCGGCGCTGTCATTGTCACGGATACGAATATGGCAAAGGCAGGCATAAACAAGGCTGCCCTTGCACGTCACGGCTGCGAGTGCATGTGCTTCATGGCTGATGAGGATATTGCGGAGACCGCCAAGCGCTGCGGAACTACACGGGCAGCGGCTTCCGTTGACAAAGCCGCAAGGCTTGACAGACCTGTGATATACGCCGTTGGCAATGCTCCCACAGCTCTTGTACGTCTTTGTGACCATATAGCTTCGGGAGACTTCGTTCCAAAGCTGGTCGTAGGAGCTCCTGTGGGCTTCGTGAATGTGGTGCAGTCAAAGGAGATGCTCATAGCCTCGGGAGTCCCGTGTATAGTTGCAAAAGGACGTAAAGGGGGCAGCAATGTTGCGGCTGCCATATGCAACGCTCTGCTTTATATGCTTGACAACAAAAAAGGCTTCAAAAAGTGA
- a CDS encoding sirohydrochlorin cobaltochelatase — protein sequence MKKTIAFLMGLTVVAAAFTGCGGSKSSSESKESATSATEATTAADTTAEATTAAETTTEAAEEEDEENYDTGDASLDNPRNQDDIGESELLVLSFGTSFNDSRRLTIGAIEEALEKAFPDYSVRRGFTANIIIDHVKSRDGEIIDDVKEALDRAVKNGVKTLVVQPTHLMNGLEYNDVVDEIADYSDAFDKVVIGKPLLASDDDFKRVENAIVDWTKEYDDGKTAICFMGHGTDADSNSVYAKMQELLTADGHTNYFVGTVEASPSVEDVLAKVKEGGYEKVVLEPLMVVAGDHANNDMAGDDEDSWKSVFEAEGYEVKCLLRGLGENEEIRKLYVEHAQAAVDSIK from the coding sequence ATGAAAAAAACAATCGCATTCTTAATGGGACTCACCGTAGTAGCTGCTGCATTTACTGGCTGCGGCGGTTCCAAGAGCTCATCTGAGAGCAAGGAATCCGCAACATCTGCAACAGAGGCAACAACAGCTGCCGACACTACTGCTGAGGCTACAACAGCTGCCGAGACAACTACAGAGGCTGCTGAGGAAGAGGACGAAGAGAACTACGACACAGGCGATGCTTCACTGGACAACCCAAGAAATCAGGATGATATCGGCGAGAGTGAGCTTCTCGTGCTCAGCTTCGGTACAAGCTTCAATGACAGCCGCCGTCTTACAATAGGCGCTATCGAAGAAGCTCTTGAAAAGGCATTCCCCGACTACTCAGTACGCCGCGGCTTTACAGCAAACATCATCATCGATCACGTTAAGAGCCGTGACGGCGAAATCATCGACGACGTAAAGGAAGCTCTCGACAGAGCAGTAAAGAACGGCGTCAAGACTCTCGTTGTTCAGCCTACACACCTTATGAACGGTCTTGAGTACAACGACGTTGTTGACGAGATAGCAGATTACTCCGACGCTTTCGACAAGGTAGTAATCGGCAAGCCTCTTCTCGCAAGCGACGACGACTTCAAGCGCGTTGAGAACGCTATCGTTGACTGGACAAAGGAGTACGACGACGGAAAGACCGCTATCTGCTTCATGGGACACGGTACAGATGCTGATTCAAACAGCGTATACGCAAAGATGCAGGAGCTTCTCACTGCTGACGGTCACACAAACTATTTCGTAGGTACAGTTGAGGCTTCACCTTCTGTTGAGGATGTTCTTGCAAAGGTCAAGGAAGGCGGCTACGAAAAGGTAGTTCTTGAGCCTCTCATGGTAGTTGCAGGTGACCACGCTAACAACGACATGGCAGGCGACGATGAGGACTCATGGAAGTCCGTATTCGAGGCTGAGGGCTACGAGGTCAAGTGCCTGTTAAGAGGTCTCGGTGAGAACGAGGAGATCAGAAAGCTCTACGTTGAGCACGCTCAGGCAGCAGTTGATTCCATAAAGTAA
- a CDS encoding ABC transporter substrate-binding protein: protein MKHAVSFLTAVSLLFITGCEEKKNVASPDIVGSMDLKYAEQFTVDFCENGCSVVTIGDDKFLIVPEDTAVPEDTEGMTVIKQPVENIYVAATSAMDLFDGIDKLGDIKMTSTAENGWSLPHIRDAVASGSIKYIGKYSSPDYESLVADKCGLAVESTMIYHTPEVKEQLESFDIPVLVERSSYETHPLGRMEWIKLYGLLTGDYGSAEQLFTEKTRAFEELSVNDIPESERKTAAFFYITSNGYVSIRKPGDYVSKMIDLAGGRYIFTADDLNIDDNALSTMNIQTETFYDIAHDADILIYNSTIDGELQSVDQLIEKSSVLADFKAVRNGNVWCTGQNMFQQTTGAADMICDMNCVFTSNNDNELTFLHRLQ from the coding sequence ATGAAACACGCTGTATCATTCCTGACCGCAGTTTCTCTGCTGTTTATCACAGGCTGCGAGGAAAAGAAAAACGTTGCTTCTCCCGACATTGTGGGCAGCATGGACCTGAAATACGCCGAGCAGTTCACCGTTGACTTCTGCGAAAACGGCTGCTCAGTTGTGACTATCGGTGACGATAAATTTCTGATAGTCCCCGAGGATACGGCAGTTCCCGAGGATACAGAGGGTATGACCGTCATAAAGCAGCCCGTGGAAAATATCTACGTTGCGGCTACCTCTGCTATGGACTTGTTCGACGGCATAGACAAGCTCGGAGACATCAAAATGACCTCCACTGCCGAAAACGGCTGGAGCCTGCCCCATATCCGCGATGCAGTTGCGTCGGGCAGTATTAAATACATCGGCAAATACAGCTCACCCGACTACGAGAGCCTTGTTGCCGATAAATGCGGACTTGCTGTGGAATCCACCATGATATACCATACTCCCGAGGTCAAGGAGCAGCTTGAATCCTTTGACATCCCCGTACTGGTGGAGCGTTCAAGCTATGAGACACACCCTCTCGGACGTATGGAATGGATAAAGCTCTACGGACTTCTCACAGGGGACTACGGCTCCGCAGAGCAGCTTTTCACTGAAAAGACAAGGGCTTTCGAGGAGCTCTCCGTAAACGATATCCCCGAATCTGAACGAAAAACAGCGGCTTTCTTCTACATTACCTCAAACGGCTATGTCAGCATTCGTAAGCCCGGTGACTACGTTTCAAAGATGATAGACCTTGCAGGGGGACGGTATATCTTTACTGCCGATGACCTGAATATCGACGACAACGCCCTGTCCACCATGAATATCCAGACCGAGACCTTTTACGATATCGCTCACGATGCGGATATCCTCATATACAACAGCACCATTGACGGCGAGCTCCAAAGCGTTGACCAACTCATTGAAAAGAGCAGTGTACTTGCGGACTTTAAGGCAGTCAGAAATGGCAATGTGTGGTGTACGGGACAGAATATGTTTCAGCAGACCACAGGAGCAGCCGACATGATATGCGACATGAACTGCGTTTTCACAAGCAATAACGATAATGAGCTTACCTTTCTTCACAGGCTTCAATGA
- a CDS encoding FecCD family ABC transporter permease, which translates to MTKKRALRRTIGFAALLILTAVFFILELVSGTTALSVSEVFSALSGSSDTAAHTIVANIRLPRAIAAALLGGALSVSGFLLQSFFSNPIAGPYVLGISSGAKLTVALAMMFSLQNGIMLNSAAMVGAAFVGSMLSMGAILLLSGKVRNMAQLIVAGVMIGYICSAVTELAVTFADDANIVNLHNWSMGSFSGISMDNVKVIAVIVFAAAAASFMLSKPMSAYQLGESYAQNMGVDLRLFKLALILLSSILSACVTAFAGPVSFVGIAVPHLVKTAFGTAKPIIIIPASFIGGAVFCLMCDLIARMLFVPVELSISTITAVFGAPIVIAAMLSRRGQKRGVS; encoded by the coding sequence ATGACTAAAAAAAGAGCCCTGCGCCGGACTATAGGCTTTGCGGCGCTTCTGATACTGACTGCTGTTTTTTTCATTCTGGAGCTTGTCAGCGGCACCACAGCCCTTTCTGTATCGGAGGTCTTTTCAGCTCTTTCGGGCAGCAGTGATACAGCTGCCCATACTATCGTTGCCAATATACGCCTGCCGCGGGCAATAGCAGCGGCGCTTCTGGGCGGAGCTCTTTCGGTGTCGGGCTTCTTATTGCAGAGCTTCTTCAGTAATCCCATTGCAGGCCCCTATGTACTGGGTATATCGTCGGGAGCAAAGCTCACTGTTGCTCTTGCCATGATGTTTTCACTGCAAAACGGCATAATGCTGAACTCAGCGGCAATGGTGGGAGCTGCCTTCGTGGGCTCCATGCTTTCCATGGGAGCTATCCTGCTACTTTCGGGCAAGGTCAGGAATATGGCTCAGCTTATTGTCGCAGGCGTGATGATAGGCTACATATGCTCCGCTGTCACGGAGCTGGCTGTCACCTTTGCCGACGACGCTAATATAGTTAATCTCCACAACTGGTCTATGGGAAGCTTCTCGGGCATAAGCATGGACAATGTTAAGGTCATAGCCGTGATAGTTTTTGCGGCAGCAGCGGCTTCATTCATGCTGTCAAAGCCCATGAGCGCCTATCAGCTTGGGGAGAGCTACGCCCAAAACATGGGAGTTGACCTGCGACTTTTCAAGCTTGCGCTCATACTCCTTTCAAGTATACTTTCTGCCTGTGTTACGGCATTTGCGGGACCTGTGTCCTTTGTGGGCATAGCAGTTCCTCATCTTGTGAAAACAGCCTTCGGAACAGCAAAGCCTATCATAATAATCCCTGCTTCATTCATAGGCGGAGCTGTTTTCTGCCTGATGTGCGACCTTATCGCGCGTATGCTCTTTGTTCCCGTAGAGCTGAGCATAAGCACTATCACAGCAGTTTTCGGAGCTCCCATAGTTATTGCGGCAATGCTCAGCCGCCGCGGACAGAAACGAGGTGTATCATGA